TTCACTGTCGAGTTTTTCCCGAAGTGTTGACCGATCGGCTTGCCAAGCATGTTGGACAAAATCGTGTCCAATACATCCGCAGATTTTTGTGTCTGGGATTTGCTCGCTTCCAATGCGCTGCTGATCTTCTTGTGTTGTTGCTCGTATTCTTTCTGTTCCTTTTTCGAGCGATCCTGAATGTCTTCGATGACGGTTTCTACGTTTCGAAGCTGCACCTTGGTATCGTTGAGCCGTTCCCCCAGCTCATCTGCTTGGCTCTTCGCTACGGCAGAAGAAAGCTTCAGTCCTTCTGTCTGGAGCTTGTCCACTGGATTGTCCAGCGCAAAAGCGACCAAAAAACCGAGCGCTGGCGCCAACAGAAAGAGAAAGAAACGGTTTATCTTACCAAGCACGGGCAGCATCCTCCAATTTTTTCAGAGATGCTTTCAAATCAACCAGCTGTTTGTTGAGTTGGTCAACCCGATCCTGCAGGGCTTCTTTGGTCTTGTTGGTGCCACCAATGGTTTCACCCGTCAAAGCCAAATCTTCTTCCAGATTTCCTAGACCCTTCTGGACATTTTGCATTTCTTCCTGCACGAGAGTCAATTGATCTCCCAATGCCTTCATCTGCTTTTGATTATTTTCCTGAATTTGATCAATTCGTTGGTTTACAAATTGTTGCTGCTTGTCCAACGTATAAACAGCAAAGGCATATCCAGCATAGGCAAGTCCTACCCAGACCAGAACGGCCAAAACGATCGGTAGTAAAGGGCGCTTACCTTCTGTCTGGGAGGGAATCAATGCCTGAAAAAGACTGCCTCTTCTGCGTCTTCCTTTCTGCTTCCCGTTTGCCGGGAGTGGCAGTGTGGGTGACGAAGTCGATGACGCTCCCATGTATTTGTCGTCCATCGGCTCCCTCCTCCTTTCTGTGGCATAGAGTGAGGTTTTATTATAACATAGAAAGTTTTTGAAGCAGCATTTTGCTGAATAATGGGAAAATACGTCGAGAAAAGAAAATACCGCCACTATTTTTTGGCGGTACTTCGCTTTATTTTCGGAGTTGAAATTCGTTTTGTAGCTGATTGTGCAGCCTTTGCAAAAACAGGATCGGGTCTTCCTTGTTGGTCTGTTCGTCAACAAGCTCTAATTTTTTGCGTAGGATGCTGGCTATTAGATTCCCAAGTTCATATTTTTTCGCTTGAGATAAAGAAGATAATCTGCTAATGAAGGAGGAAAGCAGCTGCCAATCCTCTCGGGTAATCGCCTGTTTTTGGCGCTCATCAAGCACGAGTAGCGCATGATTCAAATCAAAGCCGTTTGGCTGTTTGTCTTTCTTTTTCTGAAAAAGAGTCGATCGCTGTCCTGACTCCACTACGACAATTGTGCCCGCTACCATATCACCAATTCGCTTATCACGGGGGTGAAAAAAGCAGACGAGCGCCCCGAGAAAATAACCAGTCGGCATTGCGTCAATGATGCGAAACAGATTCCGGATCGTCGAGGAAACAAACGTCGCAGGCTGTCCGTTATCACGGATGACCCGGATTCCCACCAGCCTTTTGCCAACGGTCTGTCCACCCCAGAATGCTTCCTGTAACCAATAGTAGCCAAAATTTATTACGAAAGTCACCAGGAGAACGATGGCCAACGTGTAGTTGCCAGAATCCGGGGAAAAATCATCTTCATTTCCAAATAAAACTATACCAAACAATATAAATACAGTAAGATTAACCAGGAACAAAATTCCTGTATCAATCAGCATCGCAGTGGCGCGACTGCCTAAACCTGCCGTCTGAAATCGCAGCATAACATGCTCGGGTGTCACGACAGACGCTTCTCGATTTGACCCACTGACGTATGTCGGTTCATTCATGATGTTTTTCTTCCCCCCTCGAAACTATGAGTTTTTTACGAGTGATTACACACACGCTAATGAAGGAGGCATTATACATGGATATTACCTCGTTTTGGCACAAGCATAAGGCCTCTTGGGCCGAACTGGAACAATTAGTGGAGCGTTTTACCCGACAACCTCGGCACATCAGTGCTACCGATATTGATCGACTGACACAGCTATACAAGAAGACGTCTGCTCATTTGGCCTATGTACGCTCCTACCATCCTGCGGACGAGATCACCCTCTACTTAAACCAACTTGTCTTACGTGCACACAATTTGGCTTACAAGCAGCGAATAGGCAGCTGGCAGCAGCTCAAGCATTTCTTTGGCAGCTACTTGATGGGTCTCGTACATAAGCGAATGAGCTTCATTGGTGTGGCAGCGCTTCTTTTCATCATCGGTGGCATTTCTGGTTTTGCCGCCGTCATGGTCGATCCACTCAACCTGTATTATGTATTGCCACAAGGGATGGCGGAGCAGATCGATCCATCCAGGCTGGGAGAAGGGCACGAATCACTCGACAGTCCGGTCATCTCCACGATGATTATGACCAACAACATCAAAGTCGCGATGCTGGCCTTTGTCAGTGGAATTACGTTTGGAATCGTTCCCATCTACCTTCTCTTATTCAATGGCCTTCTGGTTGGAGCTTTGG
The window above is part of the Brevibacillus brevis NBRC 100599 genome. Proteins encoded here:
- a CDS encoding RDD family protein; the encoded protein is MNEPTYVSGSNREASVVTPEHVMLRFQTAGLGSRATAMLIDTGILFLVNLTVFILFGIVLFGNEDDFSPDSGNYTLAIVLLVTFVINFGYYWLQEAFWGGQTVGKRLVGIRVIRDNGQPATFVSSTIRNLFRIIDAMPTGYFLGALVCFFHPRDKRIGDMVAGTIVVVESGQRSTLFQKKKDKQPNGFDLNHALLVLDERQKQAITREDWQLLSSFISRLSSLSQAKKYELGNLIASILRKKLELVDEQTNKEDPILFLQRLHNQLQNEFQLRK
- a CDS encoding stage II sporulation protein M, coding for MDITSFWHKHKASWAELEQLVERFTRQPRHISATDIDRLTQLYKKTSAHLAYVRSYHPADEITLYLNQLVLRAHNLAYKQRIGSWQQLKHFFGSYLMGLVHKRMSFIGVAALLFIIGGISGFAAVMVDPLNLYYVLPQGMAEQIDPSRLGEGHESLDSPVISTMIMTNNIKVAMLAFVSGITFGIVPIYLLLFNGLLVGALAAVYYQADSSYAFWAYILPHGVIELTAIFIAGGAGLHMGYRLLVPGRYARRHQFLEAAKESAHLLLATIPLLFIAGIIEGYITPSSLSLEAKYIVAVGTLLLLIAWYLLGYKSDSHKASLDLMSK